The following are from one region of the Synechococcus sp. CBW1108 genome:
- a CDS encoding TolC family protein, protein MFASGGGSSSQTSLGDFTLAGGGCCGSTALPLSTTNGWDWSVGLTFTWLLFDAGTTAGQARALTKQAAATAQQYAASRNDIRLRIEQAFFNHEASLAKLSSARRGVAAALEAFRDVRLRYLTGLDSELNLSNTQDRLINSLVRRINATVNVNITYAKLLKELLPMPRDPNLPIQTQLQLSSSGAATQP, encoded by the coding sequence CTGTTTGCCAGCGGCGGTGGCAGCAGCTCCCAAACCAGCCTCGGCGACTTCACGCTTGCCGGGGGCGGCTGCTGCGGTTCCACCGCCCTGCCCTTGAGCACCACCAACGGCTGGGACTGGTCGGTGGGTTTGACCTTTACCTGGCTGCTGTTTGATGCCGGCACCACCGCTGGCCAGGCCCGTGCCCTGACCAAACAGGCGGCGGCCACAGCCCAGCAATATGCCGCCAGTCGCAACGACATCCGCCTGCGGATCGAGCAAGCGTTCTTCAACCACGAGGCCAGCCTGGCCAAGCTGAGTTCAGCGCGCCGAGGAGTGGCGGCTGCCCTGGAGGCCTTCCGTGACGTGCGTCTGCGCTACCTAACCGGCCTAGACAGCGAGCTCAATCTCTCCAACACGCAGGACCGTCTGATCAACAGCCTGGTGCGGCGGATCAACGCCACGGTCAACGTGAATATCACTTACGCGAAGTTGCTGAAGGAACTGCTGCCGATGCCGCGCGATCCCAATCTGCCGATCCAGACCCAGCTTCAGCTCAGCAGCAGTGGCGCCGCCACCCAACCTTGA